Genomic segment of Pseudomonadota bacterium:
CGTCGGTCTGGGCGACACCAGCTACGGTAGGGTGATTGCGCATACCCCGGCTACATGGACGGAGGTTGTAGTAAACGTGTTTCGCTGCCGACCTAGGGTACCGCCAGCAAGGCGCGTCTCCGCGCTCAGCCTTCCGCACTTCGCGCTAGCGGGCAGCCTAATCGCTTCCTCCGCCGTGGCCCGCGCGCAGACGCCGGACGTCCGCAACCTGAAGCCGGTCATGGTGCTGCTGCTCGATACCTCGGGTTCGATGGAGCGCAAGGCGGGCTGCGCCTGCACCACGGACTCCTGTGCCGAGTGTCTTCCCAACTGCGACGCGAACGAGAAGAATCGCTGGGCTACTACCCTAGAAGCGCTTACCGGCACCTTCAGCAGCTTCAGTTGTACTGCGAGGCCCCGCACCGTGGACAATGGTATGAGCTACGATGTTGGCTACTACATACCTCACCACGATCCTCCAGATTCAGATCAGAACTCCGATGGCATTCTGGATTCGTACGCCGGGCAGGTGAAATTCGCATTGATGACCTTCGATGGCATGCCCACCGCCTATGGAAAGTCTCCCATGGTGCCGGTGGCCAGCTGGTCCGAGCCCGAGAGCACCGGCGAGCCGGGCATGTGGTCGTACGCCGGTGCCAAGTCGTTCAACTTCCCGGGTTGCCTCACGGACTTCAAGATGGACACCGGCGTTCGCAGCGCTTCCGCAAGCGAGGGCGAGCTGATTTCGGTTGGGAGCGATTCCGCGGATCTCGCCGCTATCAATGACCGCATTCAAAGCAGCCTGCTCGCGACGCGGCCTTTTGGAGGCACTCCCATCGCAGCGGCGCTCGACGACCTGCATTACTATTTCGAGAATCACGTCGATGTGAAGAGCGGCGGCGATCCCTATTACAGCTGCCGCAGGCGTTACGCGCTGCTTCTGAGCGACGGTGTTCCGGATCCGGACTTTCGCGAATACGGCTGCGATCAAGCCGGCTACACCTGCCCCTATCCACTGGCCGAGGACCTGGCCGCCTACCTGCGCTGCGGGTCCGGCGCGACCTCCTGCAGCACTGCATCCGGGCCCATCGAGAAACTCTACGTAGTGGGCTTTTCGACCGCCAACCAGAGCGTCAAGGACACGCTCAACGCGCTGGCCTCGAACGGAGGCAGCGGCTCGGCTTTGTTTGCCGACGGGCTGAGCCAGCTGCGAGGTGCGCTGGCGAGCGTGCTGGACTGGGGGATAGGTGAAGCCACGTCGCGCTCTGCACCGAGTTTTTCGAACAGCGTGAGCGGCTCGTCGACGGCGCAGCAGTTTCAAGTCAACGCGGGTTTCCTCGTGGGCAAGGGCAGCGAGCCCTGGGAAGGATACATCGAACGCAGACGCTTCGTTTGCGACGGAACCTCGATCACGGAGCCCGCCCTCTCGAGCCAGGACAAGTTTCACGAGGTGCTGAACGCGCGTGGCACGGCACGCGATCTGTGGACCGTGAAGCCGGCGGCTGCGGCGCTCGACGCGCACCTGTGGAAGGGCAGCCTGGGAGCCCCCTGCGCCAGCGACGGCTGCAGCAACCTGGCCTTCACCAAGGCGAACATCGATCCTCCAGATCTGGGCCTCGTGGTCGAAAACAGCACGCGCCGCGATGCGATCGTAGATTGGGTCCACGCGGAGTCATCGAGCGCACGCGCCGAGAAGCGACTCGGCGACGTCTACCACTCGTCTCCGCTGGCAGTGGGGCCGCCGCAGTTCGACAGCCCGGACCATTCCTACAACCTGTTTCGCCGCAAGCTCGAGGTCCGTAGTCGCCCGCTCGCGCTCTACGTAGGCACCAACGATGGAATCGTGCATGCCTTCGCGCTGGACGACTACCCGGCGGATGCGTCCGACACAGCCCACGCAGGCACGACCTTCAGCGCCGGCGACGAGATGTGGGGCTTCGTGCCGCCCATCCTGATGTCCAAGCTCGACGCGGCCGTGGACGCCCATCAGTTCTTGGCGGACGGCTCCCCCGTGGTCAAAGATGTCTACTTCTCACGCACTCCCGGAGCGACACCGAGCCCGGATGCCTATCGTACGCTGCTCGTGACCGGCATGCGTGGGGGCGGCAAGGGTTACGTCGCGCTCGACGTCACCGACCCCGTCGAGCCGAAGTTCCTGTGGCAGTTCACGCACAGGCCGAGCGCCCGTTGCGAAGGCTGCGACGCCGACTGCGACGCTGCCAAGCTGGCTGCTGGGACTTGCACCAGCAGCGACATCGCCTACTCCGGCTACAGCTACGGCCAGGCTGCGTTGGGCCAGGTGCTCGTCAACTACGAGGGCACCGTGCAGGAGCGCGCGGTCGCCGTGCTTTCGGGCGGAAAGGGACTCACTTCGTCCAGCCTGGAGTGCAACAGCTACCGCGACAGCCTGGGCCAGGTGCCTCAGAGCCACGCTTCGATCGACCGGGACAGCGGTAGCTACGGGCTGCTCACGCCGCATCGCGCCAAGGTGCGGTGCTGGCAGGGCGAGGGGCGGTCGGTTTTCATCGTGGACGCGGAAACAGGAACCCTGCTCAAGCAGATCGATGAGCGCGTGTTCCCGGCGCCGGTGGCTGGCTCGGTGGCTATATTCAACGGCGATGTCGGCACGGTCGCCACGCGAGCCTTCGTGACCGACCAGGACGGCGTGATCTGGCGCATCGATCTGACCGGGACGGACCCCGTGCCTGGTGATCCCCATGCCGGCTGGACGGCCCGGCCCTTCCACGACCTGTACTACGACAAGCTCTTCAGCGAAGGTCGGCCGGGTTACGAGCGACCCGCACTGTCGGTCGACACGCAAGGCCGACTGGTAGTGGTGCAGGGAACCGGCGACCCGGATGACCTTACCTCGGGTGCCGCCCACGCCGTGGTCTCGTTGACCGAGCGCCTGGCGCTCCATGCGGACGGCACGACCCAGCTCGATGCGACCCGCGCGGCCATCAATTGGACGAAGACGCTCGCGACTGGTGAATCGGTCACCGGCCCCGTCGAGCTGTTCGACGGTAACGTGTACTTCGCCAGCTTCCGGTCACAAACCGGCCCCGACGCCTGCGCCTTCGGCGAAAGCCACGTCCATGCCTTCGACTACATCGACGACGACGGCGCGGCTCCGCCAGGCCCCGTTGCAACGAGCGGGGTCGGCGGGCTGGTGGGCTCCAGCCACGCCAACAAGCTCTTCATGGGCGTGGGCATTACCCAGCGGCCCCAGTGCTTCGACACGAGCACGATCAGCGACCCCTACATGGGAGGCTCGAGGGCCGCGATCCCGCCCGCCAGCGCGCCCGAGTTTCACCTGGTGTTGAACGCCGGGGGAGACGCCAGTGCGGACAAGGGGGGCGTGATCAAGACCGAGAGCATGGCGGTACCGACGCCGGCAAGCCTTACGAGGATTACCTCCATCGCCGGCACGGTTGATTAGCTCCGTGTTTGGTGCGGGCGGCAAACCGAAGCTGCGCTTTTTTAGGGCGAGCCCGAGGCTGGAGTCGAGGACGAAAGCCGCCCAGCAAACCGCCTGGGAAGCCGCCGTGCAAGCGTGGTCACCCCGTGAACAGTTACTCCGGATCGACTATAGTTCGCTGCGCATGAGGGCAAGACTGGCAGTTGTTTGTTTGCTGCTGTGCGGCGCCGAGGCGTGCTCGAGGGACGTGAGACCGGCAAGGCCTCCGGCGCCCGTGACGTTGGCGGGAGCCGGGGCTTCGTCCGGCGCCGGCTCGGGGGCGGGCCTTGGGGCAGGCCCGGGCGCGATCGCGGGCAGCATGCAAACCGCCGGGACTCAGGCTCCGGCCGCCCAGGCGGGCGCTGGCGGAGCGACGTTCCCGACGGCAGGCGCGGGGGGAGCGCCGGCGCTTCCCATGGCCGGTGCCGGGCCAGGGACGGCAGGCCAGGCCCCGGTTCCACCGCCGCGCCCGAACATCCTGTTCATCTTCACGGACGACCACGCCTACCAGGCCATCAGCGCCTACGGCTCCAGGATCAACCAGACCCCCCATCTCGATCGCATCGCAAACGAAGGCATGCGCTTCGATCGAGCGTTGGTGACCAACAGCATTTGCGGGCCGATGCGCGCCACGATCCTGACGGGCAAGTACAGCCATCTGCATGGTTTCATGGTCAACGACAACGCCCGGTTCGACGGAAGCCAGCAGACGTTCCCAAAGCTCCTGCAGCAGGCAGGCTATCAGACCGCAGTCATAGGCAAGTGGCACCTGTACTCCACGCCCACGGGCTTCGACCACTACGAAGTCCTGATCGGTCAGGGCGAGTACTACAACCCCGAGCTGACGACGGTGAACGGACGGCGCACGTATACCGGCTACACAACCGATATCATCGCCGACCTGACGCTCGAGTGGCTGCAGCAACAGCGCAATCCGAACAAACCCTTCATGCTGATGTACCAGCACAAGGCGCCGCACCGGCGCTGGGATCCTGGACCGAAGCACCTCACGCTCTACGACGGCATCGACATTCCGGAGCCCGACACGTTGTTCGACGATTGGTCGGGCCGGGGTACTGCTGCCAAGACCCAGGATATGACGATCGCCGAAACCATGGACGAGCGAGACCTGAAGCTCATCACGCCGGCAATCCTGACACCCGACCAGCGCAGGCTGTGGGAGGCAGCCTACGGTCCCAAGAATCAAGCGTTTCGGGCAGCCAACCTGAGCGGGCCGGACCTCGTGCGCTGGAAATACCAACGCTACATCAAAGACTACCTGCGCTGCGTGGCCTCGCTCGACGACAACGTGGGTCGAGTCCTCGCTTACCTGGATCAGAGCGGTTTGGCCGCCAGCACGATCGTGGTCTACGCTTCGGACCAAGGTTTTTTCCTGGGCGAACACGGCTGGTTCGACAAGCGCTGGATGTACGAGCAATCGTTCCGCACGCCCATGCTCATCCGCTGGCCCGGGGTGGTTCGGGCGGGAAGCATCAACGCCGATCTCGTTTCCACGCTCGACCTGCCGGAGACGTTCCTTGAAGCCGCGGGCGTTCAGGTGCCCGGCGATATGCAGGGCGCGAGCCTTTTGCCGCTGCTCTTGGGGCAGACTCCGGCCGCCTGGCGCAAGAGCTTCTACTACCACTACTACGAGCATCCAGGCTGGCACTACGTACGCAGGCACTACGGCGTGGCCAACGCGCGCTACAAGCTCATGCACTTTTACGAGCCTAATCTGAACGAGTGGGAGATGTACGATCTGCAGATGGATCCCAAGGAGATGAGGAGCGTGTACAACGATCCAGGCTACGTCCAAGTTCGGAGCGAGCTGATGGCGGAGCTAGGACGCCTGCGCGCCGAGCTCAAGGTGCCCGTTCAGGATCCCCCGGGCTCCGTTGTCAGCAATCCGCCGCCAAGAGTCCGCCCTTTGCCCTAAGGGCCCGCGGAAAAATAACTCGTCTGTATCGCCGAGGGCCGGGCGCCGTTGGCAAGGCGCAACGACGAGAAATATTGGGGATGCTATTTCTCTTCCGCCTCCTCGAGCAGCGCGATGTCCGCAAGGTCCTTGGCCCGTCCGGATGCGCGCTTGTTCTCGACCAACTCAGCTCTACCGAGGAAGTGCACCGCGTGCTCGCCAAACTTGGCGGACACTCGACCGGTCCAAGCCTTGTCGAACGCAACGCCGTCGATGCTGGTCATGATATCGATGCGCAGCGGCGGATTGCCCAGCGTTGCCATACGCTCGGGGGTAGCGAACTCAGCCGTCGCTTCAGCCAGAGCCGGGAAGCCGAATTCGTTCAACGCCTTGCATAGTCGCTCGGCATTGTGCGGTTCTGGCTCCACCCAGAAATCGATATCCTGCGTGGCTCTAGGCCTGCCGTGCGCTGCCAGCGCGTGGGCACCCACGATGAGGAACCTGACGCGATGGGCGCACAGCAAGCTGATAAACTCGCTCCATTCGGGCGGGAGCTTCATCGGAGTAGATGCCTATCGTCGCTTGCCGGATGGTCTCGACCGCCGATACGCGGTCCTCGATGCTCTGAGCCGCCCAGTACTCGATCTCACTGCGTATAGCCTGCTCGGGTGTCGTCCAAGCGAAAACCTTGTACATGCTGGATAAGCGTAGCCGACCATCCGCCCTTCAGCACGCCGCCGAGGCTTGTGTCAAGTGCGCTGCCCCGCTCGCGCGGCGAGCTAGCTAGCTACTAGCCGGAAACGGATGTTTCCGGCTAGGGCATCCATAAGGCATCTGTCAAAACCGTCAGCAACGAG
This window contains:
- a CDS encoding sulfatase, which codes for MAGAGPGTAGQAPVPPPRPNILFIFTDDHAYQAISAYGSRINQTPHLDRIANEGMRFDRALVTNSICGPMRATILTGKYSHLHGFMVNDNARFDGSQQTFPKLLQQAGYQTAVIGKWHLYSTPTGFDHYEVLIGQGEYYNPELTTVNGRRTYTGYTTDIIADLTLEWLQQQRNPNKPFMLMYQHKAPHRRWDPGPKHLTLYDGIDIPEPDTLFDDWSGRGTAAKTQDMTIAETMDERDLKLITPAILTPDQRRLWEAAYGPKNQAFRAANLSGPDLVRWKYQRYIKDYLRCVASLDDNVGRVLAYLDQSGLAASTIVVYASDQGFFLGEHGWFDKRWMYEQSFRTPMLIRWPGVVRAGSINADLVSTLDLPETFLEAAGVQVPGDMQGASLLPLLLGQTPAAWRKSFYYHYYEHPGWHYVRRHYGVANARYKLMHFYEPNLNEWEMYDLQMDPKEMRSVYNDPGYVQVRSELMAELGRLRAELKVPVQDPPGSVVSNPPPRVRPLP